The Candidatus Methylacidiphilales bacterium genome contains a region encoding:
- a CDS encoding four helix bundle protein, with protein MSARFRFETLQIWQLAAELSLPLFQLADGLEKKKLYRFAEQLRGAVLSVSNNIAEGSGSTSEREFQQFLNFSRRSVFETANVLLILSLQGSVSEDAAQRWLPRLEELSRKITAFSRSLGP; from the coding sequence ATGAGTGCAAGATTCCGGTTTGAAACTTTGCAAATATGGCAGCTTGCTGCCGAGTTGAGTCTGCCTTTGTTCCAACTTGCGGATGGATTGGAGAAAAAAAAGTTGTATCGTTTTGCTGAACAATTACGAGGTGCCGTCCTCAGTGTTTCCAATAACATTGCCGAAGGCTCAGGTAGTACTTCAGAAAGGGAATTTCAGCAATTTCTGAACTTTTCACGTCGATCCGTGTTTGAAACAGCCAATGTGCTGCTCATATTGTCTTTGCAGGGATCTGTGAGCGAAGATGCGGCTCAGCGCTGGCTTCCTCGATTGGAAGAATTGTCGCGCAAAATCACGGCCTTTTCAAGGTCTCTTGGCCCCTAG
- a CDS encoding UbiA family prenyltransferase, whose protein sequence is MSKLFRVRDWWEHKIACALGTVYGIALLLGIPLTTLWPFLPAVIVALFFAASYVSVLNDLTDWPEDLAGGKVAIGTERNLGMRLGALGFCMVGGFCVLFWFRHYPLTCLLYLSNWIVFALYSIPPVRLKARGAWGLLMDSCGSHVIPTLWGLTLISEGTDLRLPVPFVISLVFWAIALGLRGILLHQIRDYENDQQIGVRTFVVRVGSNFAKGLVVWFLFPIEIVTLVLVLIQVDSPWAWPLLGFYFVVVTVRYFHLGIKIALVTPSRGFHPVFEEYYPFLYPATFLLAYTSASSLAWLILGLHFLLFPKSIDSLFAGGRKWFILKARTLLKTERS, encoded by the coding sequence GTGAGCAAGCTCTTTCGCGTACGCGATTGGTGGGAGCACAAAATTGCCTGTGCCTTGGGTACGGTTTACGGCATTGCGCTTTTACTCGGAATACCTTTGACCACCTTATGGCCATTTCTACCAGCCGTTATTGTCGCGCTGTTTTTTGCCGCAAGCTATGTTTCCGTTCTCAACGATCTGACCGACTGGCCGGAGGATTTGGCTGGCGGCAAAGTTGCGATCGGCACGGAAAGAAATCTGGGGATGCGATTGGGCGCCCTCGGATTTTGCATGGTCGGCGGGTTTTGCGTTTTATTCTGGTTCCGCCACTATCCGCTGACCTGCCTGCTCTATCTTTCCAACTGGATCGTGTTTGCCCTTTATTCGATTCCTCCCGTACGGTTAAAAGCCCGGGGCGCATGGGGGCTGCTTATGGATTCATGCGGCAGCCATGTGATTCCCACGCTTTGGGGATTGACCTTGATTTCAGAGGGCACTGATTTGAGACTGCCTGTCCCCTTTGTGATTTCTTTGGTGTTTTGGGCGATTGCCCTCGGGTTGCGTGGAATTCTCCTTCACCAAATTAGGGATTACGAGAACGATCAGCAGATTGGCGTACGGACTTTCGTCGTGCGGGTGGGTTCCAATTTCGCGAAAGGGCTTGTCGTCTGGTTCCTGTTTCCCATTGAGATCGTCACACTCGTTTTGGTTTTGATTCAAGTGGACTCTCCCTGGGCGTGGCCTTTATTAGGCTTCTATTTTGTGGTCGTCACCGTTCGTTATTTCCATCTGGGAATCAAGATTGCCCTGGTAACTCCTTCACGAGGATTCCATCCGGTTTTCGAGGAATATTATCCTTTCCTTTATCCCGCCACATTTCTGCTGGCTTATACGTCCGCAAGTTCATTGGCATGGCTCATACTCGGTCTTCATTTCCTGCTTTTTCCAAAAAGCATCGATTCTCTTTTTGCCGGGGGTAGGAAATGGTTTATACTGAAGGCCCGCACCCTGTTAAAAACAGAACGTTCTTAA
- a CDS encoding helix-turn-helix transcriptional regulator, translating to MKKTSAKNKKIIDNGWREPFRIFSRLSDADMELVETRLAASRLLRATREKGRLTQEAVAEKLHTSQSRLAKMEAGDSSVSLDLLFRSLFAMGVSRKALTSVF from the coding sequence ATGAAGAAAACAAGCGCCAAAAACAAAAAAATAATAGACAATGGGTGGAGAGAGCCGTTCAGGATTTTCTCACGTCTTTCCGACGCCGACATGGAACTTGTCGAAACCCGACTTGCCGCCAGCAGGCTGCTTAGAGCCACAAGAGAGAAGGGCAGGCTCACGCAGGAGGCTGTGGCCGAAAAATTGCATACCAGCCAATCCCGCCTCGCCAAAATGGAAGCGGGCGATTCGTCCGTATCGCTTGACCTTCTTTTCAGGTCGCTTTTTGCGATGGGAGTCTCCCGCAAGGCGCTAACGTCAGTTTTCTGA
- a CDS encoding glycosyltransferase family 4 protein, translating to MRIGLFLDQWRDGGVPVFLERLERQLTDQGHKVFLILADPFPKREMLARELHHEIKSRLKERCISLDLNSYPKEWQKCHFRNTILSLDLDCLLINQFYNHLSLFRQISTELPLLSILHTDSDYYYYEFLQMMGHCNSYIAVSREIERKCLAFCSPDDARKVHYIPYGIVSEGDFDPEPEGVMKIIYSARLDQLQKRCQDLIPIWNSYSWSGGTGTLTILGAGRAEKLLVEGLSEPIAAGRVVMGGHLPNKEALAVMAKGDVLLNISNFEGLPQVVLEGISLGLSPLLSDIPSGHREIVETLKCGTLCHLGDHDAFANELIKLEKNLSLIRSQRASNRADTLKRYSLTDCCERYLKLFRQAAALPREKPVLHRYKSSLKERIQQAGLRIKYQRHFRS from the coding sequence ATGCGGATAGGCCTATTCCTAGATCAATGGAGGGACGGCGGGGTTCCGGTTTTCCTTGAGAGACTGGAGCGCCAGCTTACCGACCAGGGACACAAGGTTTTTCTTATTCTGGCCGATCCTTTTCCCAAGCGGGAGATGCTGGCCAGGGAGCTGCATCATGAAATCAAGTCCCGGTTGAAAGAACGCTGTATATCGCTGGACCTCAACAGCTATCCGAAGGAATGGCAAAAATGCCACTTTCGGAACACCATCCTTTCCCTGGATCTGGATTGTCTCCTGATCAATCAATTTTATAACCACCTGTCACTTTTCCGGCAAATCAGCACGGAACTTCCCCTGCTCTCAATTCTTCACACCGATTCCGATTATTATTACTACGAATTTCTACAAATGATGGGCCATTGCAATTCCTACATCGCCGTTTCACGGGAGATCGAGCGTAAATGCCTTGCCTTTTGCAGCCCGGATGACGCCCGGAAGGTGCACTACATTCCCTATGGCATTGTTTCCGAAGGCGATTTTGATCCTGAGCCAGAGGGGGTGATGAAGATCATCTATAGCGCCCGCCTGGACCAACTGCAAAAGCGGTGTCAGGACCTGATTCCGATCTGGAACAGCTATTCCTGGAGCGGAGGCACCGGTACCCTCACCATTTTGGGGGCGGGTCGCGCTGAGAAACTTCTGGTGGAGGGCCTGAGTGAACCGATCGCTGCGGGGCGCGTCGTGATGGGAGGGCATCTGCCCAACAAGGAGGCCTTGGCGGTCATGGCCAAGGGGGACGTGTTGCTGAATATTTCCAATTTCGAGGGTCTGCCCCAAGTGGTGCTGGAAGGAATCAGCCTCGGTCTTTCTCCACTACTATCCGATATTCCCAGCGGACATCGGGAAATTGTCGAAACCTTAAAATGTGGAACGCTATGCCATTTGGGAGATCATGACGCTTTTGCCAATGAACTTATCAAGCTGGAGAAAAACCTTTCGCTTATTCGCTCCCAACGCGCAAGCAACCGGGCCGACACTTTGAAGCGCTACTCGCTGACCGACTGTTGCGAAAGATATTTGAAACTTTTTCGCCAAGCTGCCGCTCTACCCCGGGAAAAACCTGTCTTGCATCGTTACAAATCTTCACTGAAGGAGAGAATACAACAAGCAGGCTTGCGCATTAAATACCAGCGTCATTTTAGATCCTAG
- a CDS encoding tetratricopeptide repeat protein, with protein MNSNHYTANNLKNICACLLAASIFLSMGCAKKRSLEQIKADAEKGVAEAQFELGRAYFKGEGVPRDYSKALDFYLLAARQGNVKALTNIGGLYAQGIIVKKDEAEALKWFRQAAEKGDTVAMYDIAWMTAHGQGTAQDDKEALLWFRKAAEAGQPDAQARLGDMYVKGGNGVEKNDAEAATWLRKAAEQGNASAQNTFGVLLENGMGVGKDLHEANLWFQKAAGQGEPRGQMNFGRMFESAGDYKTACMWLILSANQGEIAAQKELQLLMGTKKINPAQYEEARLLAAEYQAKQRQQKKF; from the coding sequence ATGAACTCAAATCATTACACTGCAAATAATCTGAAAAATATTTGCGCCTGCCTTCTTGCGGCATCCATTTTTCTTTCCATGGGCTGCGCAAAAAAACGGAGCTTGGAACAGATCAAAGCCGATGCTGAAAAAGGCGTTGCCGAGGCCCAATTTGAACTTGGCCGCGCTTACTTCAAGGGAGAAGGCGTGCCACGGGACTATTCCAAAGCGCTGGACTTTTACCTCCTGGCCGCCAGGCAGGGAAACGTCAAGGCCCTGACCAACATCGGCGGCCTTTATGCCCAGGGGATCATTGTAAAAAAAGATGAGGCCGAAGCGTTAAAATGGTTCCGCCAGGCCGCGGAAAAGGGCGATACCGTTGCCATGTATGACATTGCATGGATGACCGCCCATGGCCAGGGTACGGCACAGGATGACAAAGAAGCGCTGCTCTGGTTCCGCAAAGCAGCCGAAGCGGGACAGCCGGATGCCCAGGCCCGCCTTGGTGATATGTATGTCAAAGGCGGCAATGGAGTGGAAAAGAACGATGCCGAAGCCGCCACATGGCTGCGCAAAGCAGCTGAGCAGGGGAATGCTTCCGCGCAGAACACGTTCGGTGTACTGCTTGAAAATGGCATGGGAGTTGGAAAGGATCTACACGAAGCGAATTTGTGGTTTCAGAAAGCGGCCGGGCAGGGCGAACCCCGTGGCCAGATGAACTTCGGACGCATGTTTGAATCCGCCGGCGATTACAAAACAGCATGCATGTGGCTTATCCTCAGCGCCAACCAGGGAGAAATTGCCGCGCAAAAGGAACTGCAACTTCTGATGGGCACAAAGAAGATCAATCCTGCGCAGTATGAAGAAGCCAGGCTGCTGGCGGCGGAATACCAGGCGAAACAGCGGCAGCAAAAAAAGTTTTAA
- a CDS encoding DUF2283 domain-containing protein, translated as MADKVKIWFDAEADFLEVRFSDAAGYEKETKHDAVMERVDAQGRVIGFSIMGVSRFKKDKPLETDLITA; from the coding sequence ATGGCCGATAAGGTGAAAATTTGGTTCGATGCGGAAGCGGATTTCCTGGAAGTTCGTTTCTCCGACGCTGCTGGTTACGAAAAAGAGACCAAGCACGACGCCGTCATGGAGCGTGTGGATGCGCAGGGTCGTGTTATCGGCTTCAGCATCATGGGCGTAAGCCGCTTCAAAAAAGACAAACCTCTGGAAACAGACCTCATCACGGCTTGA
- a CDS encoding DMT family protein has product MSAIFLLICSNVFMTFAWYGHLKNFSSKPWYIAAALCWGIAFFEYIFQVPANRIGYTTYSLPQLKIIQEVVTLSVFVPFSMYYVNQPLKWDYLWAGLCLLGAVYFMFRA; this is encoded by the coding sequence ATGAGCGCCATTTTTCTCCTGATTTGCTCGAACGTCTTTATGACCTTCGCGTGGTACGGGCACCTGAAAAACTTTTCCTCCAAACCCTGGTACATTGCGGCAGCGCTGTGTTGGGGAATTGCGTTCTTTGAATACATTTTCCAGGTGCCGGCCAATCGGATTGGTTACACCACCTACAGCCTGCCGCAATTGAAAATCATCCAGGAAGTGGTCACACTCAGCGTCTTTGTCCCATTTTCGATGTACTACGTGAATCAACCGTTGAAATGGGATTATCTCTGGGCAGGGCTCTGTCTTCTCGGTGCGGTTTATTTCATGTTCCGGGCCTAA
- a CDS encoding PEP-CTERM sorting domain-containing protein gives MKKHLIKMTLLALAGMAFTSMPAKALTYSDGDLLLGFRATGGSSVTTDYVIDLGVFTQFTAGGVYVTGSPVNISIGGITNGSGVAADLSAQYGSDWYTNTTTGLLWGVAGTQKSIGNGTSTANTLFVSAAEPSNGTQSTPWNRASTLSQGGPAGKMTTGTGQGGVYATGSATANDTAGTFQSTSTTNSWAYQMPGGGGTTATSAYSTYSGTGGAGLEAVVSNTSANVLDLYRLNTGSGPGSLLGTLTLGSNGTVAFDAVPEPSTYAMLVGGVLALVVLRRNMPGKNTRKKLTDSSC, from the coding sequence ATGAAAAAACATCTTATCAAAATGACGCTTCTGGCCCTGGCCGGAATGGCGTTTACCTCAATGCCTGCCAAGGCGTTGACCTACAGCGACGGCGATCTGTTGCTCGGCTTCCGCGCAACGGGCGGTTCGTCGGTGACAACCGACTACGTCATCGACCTCGGTGTCTTCACCCAGTTCACCGCCGGCGGCGTTTATGTCACGGGCAGCCCCGTGAACATATCCATCGGCGGCATCACCAACGGTTCCGGAGTCGCGGCCGACTTGTCGGCCCAATACGGTTCCGACTGGTACACCAACACCACCACCGGCCTCCTCTGGGGTGTTGCGGGAACACAAAAGAGCATTGGCAATGGCACAAGCACCGCTAACACCCTGTTCGTCAGTGCGGCTGAGCCGAGCAATGGCACCCAATCAACTCCATGGAACAGAGCGAGCACGCTTTCTCAAGGCGGGCCGGCGGGTAAGATGACAACAGGTACAGGACAAGGCGGAGTGTATGCCACGGGGTCTGCCACGGCCAATGATACGGCTGGAACCTTCCAATCGACAAGCACCACCAATAGCTGGGCTTATCAAATGCCAGGCGGTGGTGGTACCACCGCTACAAGCGCCTACTCTACGTACAGCGGTACGGGCGGGGCCGGCTTGGAAGCTGTCGTGAGCAATACCAGCGCCAATGTGCTGGATCTCTACCGGCTCAATACCGGCTCCGGCCCAGGCTCGTTGCTGGGTACCCTGACATTGGGTAGCAACGGGACTGTCGCGTTCGATGCCGTTCCCGAGCCGAGCACCTACGCCATGCTGGTCGGGGGCGTCCTGGCCCTCGTTGTGCTGCGCCGTAATATGCCCGGAAAGAATACCCGGAAAAAACTGACTGATTCAAGCTGCTAA
- a CDS encoding type II toxin-antitoxin system PemK/MazF family toxin translates to MTRGSIVWVNLKDATPPEFGKTRPGLVISNTEANEALASVVVIPISTKPGIIWPLRLAMPRIAGMKPGFLVLPGIRQVSKTRLEQIAGDVQEDFLNDVEEALEAYLRD, encoded by the coding sequence ATGACGCGCGGCAGCATCGTCTGGGTCAATCTGAAGGACGCAACGCCACCGGAATTCGGCAAGACACGGCCGGGCCTTGTCATTTCCAACACGGAAGCCAACGAGGCATTGGCTTCGGTTGTTGTCATTCCCATTTCCACCAAGCCTGGAATCATCTGGCCGTTGCGGCTGGCCATGCCCCGGATTGCGGGCATGAAGCCCGGTTTTCTGGTGCTGCCCGGCATCCGACAGGTGAGCAAAACCCGATTGGAACAAATCGCGGGCGATGTGCAGGAGGATTTTCTGAACGACGTGGAAGAGGCGCTTGAGGCTTACTTAAGAGATTAG
- a CDS encoding ubiquinone/menaquinone biosynthesis methyltransferase, with protein MIDCPETNPTDSPRDPGRVREMFGKISGPYDCINRLFSCWVDLWWRHCLVSDVRRAHPELVLDLATGSGDVALLLERKGMKTIGLDFCLPMLEQSRRKGFGRLAAGDALKMPFQENTFDAVTIAFGFRNFADYPAGLREIRRVLKPGGRLLILEFTDPAAWFRPVYYFYLSRIMPVLAGWISRNGAAYNYLASSVQKFPTASSLGIQMESEGYRDVGWRKLAPGIVAIHRGEKSPCLEDKEF; from the coding sequence GTGATTGATTGCCCGGAAACGAATCCCACGGACTCCCCGCGCGACCCGGGCCGGGTGCGCGAGATGTTCGGAAAAATATCCGGGCCGTACGATTGCATCAACCGCCTGTTCAGTTGCTGGGTCGATCTCTGGTGGAGGCATTGTCTTGTCAGTGATGTGAGACGGGCGCATCCGGAGCTTGTATTGGACCTCGCCACCGGCAGCGGTGATGTGGCACTGCTGCTGGAGCGGAAGGGGATGAAAACCATTGGCCTGGATTTTTGCCTGCCCATGCTGGAGCAATCCAGAAGGAAAGGATTCGGCCGCCTGGCGGCCGGGGATGCCCTCAAAATGCCGTTTCAGGAAAATACATTCGACGCGGTGACGATTGCGTTCGGGTTCCGCAATTTTGCCGATTATCCGGCGGGCTTGCGTGAAATCCGCAGGGTATTGAAGCCAGGAGGCAGATTGCTCATTTTGGAGTTCACCGATCCGGCGGCGTGGTTCCGCCCGGTTTATTATTTTTATCTCAGCCGGATCATGCCGGTGCTTGCCGGATGGATCAGCCGGAACGGAGCGGCGTACAATTACCTGGCCAGCAGCGTCCAAAAATTTCCAACCGCGAGCTCTTTGGGGATTCAAATGGAATCGGAAGGGTATCGGGATGTGGGCTGGCGCAAACTGGCTCCGGGCATCGTGGCCATCCACAGAGGGGAAAAATCCCCTTGTCTCGAAGACAAGGAGTTTTAA
- a CDS encoding glycosyltransferase family 2 protein yields METKTRSSMPSGQIPEHGRACLSVVMPVYNEESTVTEIVHRVLEQPEVAELVIVDDGSGDDTWQVLQGQLAMDKRIRLFRHETNQGKGAALRTGFKEALAPVVLVQDADLEYDPSEYSKLLAPIIAGQADVVFGSRFQGAGAHRVLYFWHYVGNQFLTLVSNMLTNLNLTDMETCFKVFRREVIQQIRIEEDRFGFEPEITAKVVSARPRLRIYEVPVSYYGRTYEEGKKIGWRDGFRALWCILKYNILR; encoded by the coding sequence ATGGAAACAAAGACACGCTCCTCCATGCCCTCGGGCCAGATTCCAGAACACGGCAGGGCCTGCCTTTCGGTCGTCATGCCGGTTTACAACGAGGAAAGCACGGTTACGGAAATCGTCCATCGTGTTCTGGAGCAGCCGGAGGTTGCCGAGCTGGTGATTGTCGATGATGGCTCCGGCGACGATACCTGGCAAGTGCTTCAGGGGCAGCTTGCGATGGACAAACGGATCCGCCTGTTCCGGCATGAAACCAACCAGGGCAAGGGCGCGGCGTTGCGCACGGGCTTCAAGGAAGCCCTGGCTCCGGTGGTGCTGGTGCAGGATGCCGACCTGGAATATGATCCTTCCGAGTACAGCAAACTACTAGCGCCAATCATAGCGGGCCAGGCTGATGTGGTTTTTGGCTCAAGATTCCAGGGCGCGGGCGCGCACCGGGTCTTGTATTTCTGGCACTATGTGGGCAACCAGTTCCTGACCCTGGTGTCGAACATGCTGACCAATCTCAACCTGACCGACATGGAAACCTGTTTCAAGGTGTTTCGCCGCGAGGTGATCCAGCAGATCCGGATTGAGGAGGACCGTTTCGGTTTTGAGCCCGAGATTACCGCCAAGGTGGTGTCGGCGCGTCCGCGCCTGCGGATTTACGAGGTACCGGTTTCGTATTACGGGCGGACGTACGAAGAGGGAAAAAAGATCGGCTGGCGCGACGGGTTTCGCGCGCTGTGGTGCATTTTGAAGTATAATATTCTAAGGTAA
- a CDS encoding glutathione peroxidase, producing the protein MNNMAQTQSLYDLQVKTLEGETKNLADYKGKVALVVNVASKCGFTKQYTGLEKLYNDYKDKGFVLLAFPSNDFGGQEPGSPAEIRQFCTSKFNVTFPMFEKVKTKGDGQSPVYQFLTATQPAPKWNFTKYLIDKEGHVLSSYPSPVTPEDAKLRAAIEAALK; encoded by the coding sequence ATGAACAATATGGCCCAAACCCAATCCCTCTATGACCTTCAGGTCAAAACCCTCGAAGGCGAAACGAAAAATCTGGCCGACTACAAAGGCAAAGTGGCCTTGGTGGTCAATGTCGCCTCCAAATGCGGCTTTACCAAGCAATACACCGGATTGGAAAAACTTTACAACGACTACAAGGACAAGGGATTCGTCCTCCTGGCCTTTCCTTCAAACGATTTTGGAGGGCAGGAGCCCGGGTCACCTGCGGAAATCCGCCAGTTTTGCACCAGCAAATTCAACGTCACCTTCCCGATGTTTGAAAAGGTAAAAACCAAGGGCGATGGCCAGAGCCCGGTTTACCAATTTTTGACCGCTACCCAGCCCGCGCCGAAATGGAACTTCACCAAGTATCTCATCGATAAGGAAGGGCATGTCCTGTCTTCCTACCCGAGTCCCGTGACACCTGAAGACGCGAAATTGCGCGCGGCCATTGAGGCTGCTCTGAAGTGA
- a CDS encoding NAD-dependent epimerase/dehydratase family protein — protein sequence MSLVLVTGSAGLIGSETCKRFHGEGFEVLGMDNDMRSYFFGQGASTSSTREKLEKQLKHYRHRTIDIRDREAVEALLKELGRGLDLIVHTAAQPSHDWAAKEPHTDFGVNAIGTLNLLEAARRHCPEAPFIFTSTNKVYGDTPNRLPLVEKEKRWELDESHPYGAHGIDESMSIDQTKHSLFGASKVAADVLVQEYGRYFGMKTVCFRGGCLTGPAHAGTELHGFLAYLMKCTVSGKPYRVFGYGGKQVRDNIHSHDLVEAFWRFFKAPKSGEVYNMGGSRHSNCSMLEAIELCQQISGKKLDWTYLEDNRIGDHIWWISDVRKFQSHYPGWRYKYGLRQILEEIHAACVE from the coding sequence ATGTCTCTTGTTTTGGTGACCGGTTCGGCCGGTTTGATCGGGTCGGAAACCTGCAAGCGTTTTCACGGTGAAGGATTTGAAGTGCTGGGCATGGACAATGACATGCGTTCCTACTTCTTTGGCCAGGGGGCCTCGACTTCGTCCACGCGCGAAAAGCTGGAAAAACAGCTCAAACACTACCGGCATCGCACCATTGACATCCGCGACCGTGAGGCCGTTGAAGCCCTCCTCAAGGAACTGGGCCGGGGTCTGGACTTGATTGTGCATACGGCGGCCCAGCCAAGCCATGATTGGGCGGCCAAGGAGCCGCACACCGACTTTGGCGTCAATGCCATCGGGACTCTTAATCTTCTCGAAGCGGCCCGCCGACATTGCCCCGAAGCCCCGTTTATTTTCACGAGCACGAACAAGGTGTATGGCGATACCCCGAACCGGTTGCCTCTTGTGGAAAAAGAAAAACGTTGGGAATTGGATGAGAGCCATCCTTACGGAGCACACGGGATTGACGAGAGCATGTCGATCGACCAGACCAAGCATTCCCTCTTTGGCGCGAGCAAGGTCGCGGCGGATGTTCTGGTCCAGGAATATGGCCGCTATTTTGGAATGAAAACCGTCTGTTTCCGGGGAGGTTGTCTGACTGGACCGGCGCATGCGGGAACGGAACTGCACGGGTTCCTGGCCTATCTCATGAAATGTACGGTTTCAGGAAAACCGTATCGTGTTTTTGGATATGGAGGAAAACAGGTGCGGGACAACATCCACAGCCACGACCTGGTGGAGGCGTTCTGGCGGTTTTTTAAAGCGCCCAAGAGCGGGGAGGTGTACAACATGGGCGGGAGCCGGCATTCGAATTGTTCCATGCTGGAGGCCATAGAACTCTGCCAGCAGATCAGCGGAAAAAAACTGGACTGGACCTATTTGGAAGACAACCGGATCGGGGATCATATCTGGTGGATCAGCGATGTGCGCAAATTCCAGTCCCACTATCCCGGGTGGCGCTACAAGTATGGACTGCGGCAGATTCTGGAGGAAATTCATGCTGCGTGCGTGGAGTAG